The Daucus carota subsp. sativus chromosome 7, DH1 v3.0, whole genome shotgun sequence genome window below encodes:
- the LOC108193413 gene encoding uncharacterized protein LOC108193413, with translation MATPQKPHLLFLLITLLTLTTHSISTSPPTVYELLPKFGLPSGLLPDNVKSYSLSDDGSFVVELEKTCYIDFDYTVYYDKKITGTLKYGSISNLDGIQVKRFFLWLGVDEIKVDLPPSDNIYFQVGLINKKLDVGQFETIHACGDKVNSAGSDHQSWKRVLQLPTPMEKIEMLITE, from the coding sequence ATGGCTACACCTCAAAAACCCCATCTTTTATTTCTCCTCATCACCCTCCTCACCCTCACAACACACTCTATCTCCACAAGCCCGCCAACAGTCTATGAGCTCCTCCCCAAATTTGGGCTCCCAAGTGGTCTTTTACCAGACAATGTTAAATCTTATTCACTTTCTGATGATGGTAGCTTTGTCGTTGAGCTGGAAAAGACTTGTTATATTGACTTTGATTATACAGTTTATTATGATAAGAAGATTACTGGGACTTTGAAATATGGGTCAATTAGTAATCTTGATGGGATTCAAGTGAAGAGATTCTTCTTGTGGCTTGGAGTTGATGAGATTAAAGTTGATTTGCCGCCTTctgataatatttattttcaggTTGGGTTGATTAATAAGAAACTTGATGTGGGTCAGTTTGAAACTATTCATGCTTGTGGTGATAAGGTTAATTCTGCTGGATCAGATCATCAGTCTTGGAAAAGGGTTCTTCAG